The following are encoded together in the Candidatus Flexicrinis proximus genome:
- a CDS encoding aminopeptidase P family protein, whose amino-acid sequence MKSDLDNLMRERGLDALLIFASHDHSAALDYLTGGVRITGGIAVKLPDHAPVLIVNGMEVAEAGATGLEVYDYFKMGMQEAREAAEGDLKSAQVLFWGGCLGRLGLESGTVGIYGTTDVNEALAIIDGLREKFPQYTFAGEQKPTLFDEAYKTKDEHEIARIRSVAQRTSAVVKATWEYISRHRAGDNETVVNEDGTPLTIGDIKRFVRRELLDRDLEDTDMIFAQGRDGGFPHSRGEEKQALQLGQAIVFDLFPREIGGGYHHDMTRTWCIGYAPDSVRRAHSEVMTAFDIAIEQFGVGKPAHQMQDAVQDYFESMGHPTIRSTPGTDKGYVHGLGHGVGLNIHESPRIAHNVKDDVFAFGNVITVEPGLYYPEQGFGVRVEDTLLVTPHGELVALTDFPKDLILPLRG is encoded by the coding sequence ATGAAATCCGATTTAGACAACCTGATGCGCGAGCGCGGGCTGGACGCGCTGCTGATTTTCGCCAGCCATGACCACAGCGCGGCGCTGGATTACCTGACCGGCGGCGTGCGGATCACCGGCGGCATTGCCGTCAAGCTGCCCGACCACGCGCCGGTGCTGATCGTCAACGGCATGGAAGTGGCCGAAGCCGGCGCCACCGGCCTCGAAGTCTACGACTACTTCAAGATGGGAATGCAGGAAGCGCGCGAAGCCGCCGAAGGCGACCTCAAATCGGCGCAGGTCCTGTTCTGGGGCGGCTGCCTGGGCCGGCTCGGCCTGGAAAGCGGCACGGTCGGCATTTACGGGACGACCGACGTCAACGAAGCGCTGGCGATCATCGACGGCCTGCGCGAGAAATTCCCGCAGTATACCTTTGCCGGCGAGCAGAAGCCGACCCTGTTCGACGAGGCCTATAAGACCAAGGATGAGCACGAAATCGCGCGCATCCGGTCGGTGGCACAGCGCACCAGCGCCGTCGTCAAGGCGACCTGGGAATACATCAGCCGCCACCGCGCCGGCGACAACGAGACGGTGGTCAACGAGGACGGCACGCCGCTGACCATCGGCGACATCAAGCGCTTTGTCCGCCGCGAGCTGCTTGACCGCGACCTGGAAGACACCGACATGATCTTCGCGCAGGGGCGCGACGGCGGTTTTCCGCACAGCCGCGGCGAGGAGAAGCAGGCGCTGCAGCTCGGCCAGGCGATCGTCTTCGACCTCTTCCCGCGCGAGATCGGCGGCGGCTACCATCACGATATGACGCGCACGTGGTGCATCGGCTATGCGCCGGACAGCGTGCGCCGTGCCCACAGTGAGGTGATGACCGCCTTCGACATCGCCATCGAGCAGTTCGGCGTCGGCAAGCCGGCCCACCAGATGCAGGATGCCGTGCAGGATTACTTCGAGTCGATGGGACATCCGACTATCCGCAGCACACCCGGCACCGATAAAGGCTATGTCCACGGGTTGGGACACGGGGTGGGCCTGAACATCCACGAAAGCCCGCGTATTGCACACAACGTCAAAGACGATGTATTCGCATTTGGCAACGTCATCACCGTCGAACCGGGGTTATACTATCCGGAGCAGGGTTTTGGCGTGCGGGTTGAAGACACGCTGCTGGTGACCCCCCACGGCGAGCTGGTAGCGCTGACCGACTTCCCTAAAGACCTGATCCTTCCGCTGCGAGGATGA
- a CDS encoding DUF1385 domain-containing protein: MKFSYGGQAVLEGVMMRGQHIFAVAVRDPKGGIAVHKSSIPAALYRGRISKTPFVRGVVGLWDALGLGIRALMWSADVALGEEEANFNGPLGWATVAFSLVFAVGLFFVLPGALSSGISHLLGLEGSPFLVNVIEGLVRLAILIAYISLTGLLPDMRRVFSYHGAEHKTINAYEAGAELTPEVVQNYPIEHPRCGTAFLLIVVFVSIIVFGVLGRPPFLLLILSRVLLIPVVAGIAYEVLRWTARNLDKPWVRVIIKPNLALQHLTTRQPSLDMLEVAIVAFKHVLVSEGMLDESEVAATPVTSTGPEPVAAAAATAGD, translated from the coding sequence ATGAAGTTCAGCTACGGCGGCCAGGCGGTGCTGGAAGGCGTGATGATGCGCGGCCAGCACATCTTCGCCGTGGCTGTGCGCGACCCGAAGGGCGGCATCGCCGTGCATAAGTCCAGCATCCCGGCGGCGCTCTACCGCGGCCGGATTTCCAAGACGCCGTTCGTACGCGGCGTGGTGGGGCTGTGGGATGCGCTCGGCCTCGGCATCCGCGCGCTGATGTGGTCGGCGGATGTGGCGCTGGGCGAAGAAGAAGCCAACTTCAACGGGCCGCTCGGCTGGGCCACGGTCGCCTTCTCGCTGGTCTTCGCGGTAGGGCTGTTCTTCGTGCTGCCCGGCGCGCTCTCGTCCGGCATTTCGCACCTGCTCGGCCTGGAAGGGTCGCCGTTCCTCGTCAACGTCATCGAGGGGCTGGTGCGCCTCGCCATCCTGATCGCCTATATCAGCCTGACCGGCCTGCTGCCGGACATGCGGCGCGTGTTCAGCTATCACGGCGCCGAGCACAAGACGATCAACGCCTACGAGGCCGGCGCGGAACTGACGCCGGAAGTCGTGCAGAATTATCCGATCGAGCACCCGCGCTGCGGCACCGCCTTCCTGCTGATCGTCGTGTTCGTCAGCATCATCGTCTTCGGCGTACTGGGACGCCCTCCGTTCCTGCTGCTGATCCTGAGCCGCGTGCTGCTGATCCCGGTGGTGGCCGGCATCGCCTATGAAGTGCTGCGCTGGACGGCCCGCAACCTCGACAAGCCGTGGGTGCGCGTCATCATCAAGCCCAACCTGGCCCTGCAGCACCTGACCACCCGCCAGCCCTCGCTGGACATGCTGGAAGTGGCGATCGTGGCCTTCAAGCACGTGCTGGTGAGCGAAGGCATGCTCGACGAGAGCGAAGTCGCGGCGACCCCGGTGACATCGACCGGGCCGGAGCCAGTGGCCGCCGCTGCCGCCACCGCCGGGGACTGA
- a CDS encoding PD40 domain-containing protein → MFECGDICIADGYNTFVTYGTQPRIGPGNRIALAQAFPSAIVLFDTDDGSSVTVASGTGTFSEPALSPDGTKVLYAFKPAGTNQKTVIRRVNADGSGLQTLTSTAYNSRRPDWSPDGAKIVFYTDNGGDSEIAVMNADGSGLAALTANTASDIDPRWSPDGTQIVFSSTRDGNPELYRMSANGTSVVRLTNNPVSDVEPAWSPDGTQLVFASNRSAPGATSGTLYQIFTLRASDGGQVALAAEETGYLPGWRFPDWGVIVAPPPGCPDGTCLIVPTEAPEE, encoded by the coding sequence GTGTTCGAGTGCGGGGATATCTGCATCGCGGACGGCTACAACACGTTCGTGACGTACGGCACGCAGCCGCGCATCGGGCCGGGCAACCGGATCGCGCTGGCGCAGGCCTTCCCCTCGGCGATCGTGCTGTTCGACACCGACGACGGGTCAAGCGTGACAGTCGCCTCCGGCACCGGCACCTTCTCCGAGCCGGCCCTCTCCCCCGACGGGACAAAGGTGCTTTATGCGTTCAAGCCGGCGGGGACGAACCAGAAGACCGTGATCCGCCGGGTCAACGCGGACGGCAGCGGCCTGCAAACGCTGACCTCGACCGCCTACAACAGCCGCCGTCCGGACTGGTCGCCGGATGGGGCGAAGATCGTGTTCTACACCGATAACGGCGGCGACAGCGAGATCGCGGTGATGAACGCCGACGGGTCGGGGCTGGCGGCGCTGACGGCCAACACGGCCAGCGACATCGATCCGCGCTGGTCGCCGGACGGGACACAGATTGTTTTCAGTTCGACGCGTGACGGCAACCCTGAACTGTACCGGATGAGCGCGAACGGGACGAGCGTCGTGCGGCTGACAAATAACCCGGTCAGCGATGTCGAGCCGGCGTGGTCGCCGGACGGGACGCAGCTTGTGTTCGCGTCGAACCGGTCGGCGCCGGGGGCGACCAGCGGGACCCTGTATCAAATCTTCACGCTGCGCGCGTCGGATGGCGGGCAGGTGGCGCTGGCGGCGGAAGAGACAGGCTATCTGCCCGGATGGCGCTTCCCGGACTGGGGAGTGATCGTCGCGCCGCCGCCGGGCTGCCCAGATGGCACGTGTCTGATCGTCCCGACGGAGGCGCCGGAGGAGTAA
- a CDS encoding disulfide bond formation protein B, giving the protein MHLAFLQAVVATAGSLYFHWGMGFPPCDLCWFQRIAMYPLVAILGVGLWRKDSNARYYALPVLLAGMGVSLYHNAMTYGFVAPGACSVGAVSCTTRWINWGGFITIPLLAFVAFTVIAVCLVLYTPKAEAE; this is encoded by the coding sequence ATGCATCTGGCGTTTTTGCAGGCCGTGGTCGCCACGGCCGGCAGCCTGTACTTTCACTGGGGCATGGGATTTCCGCCGTGCGATCTGTGCTGGTTCCAGCGCATCGCCATGTATCCGCTGGTGGCGATCCTGGGCGTGGGGCTGTGGCGCAAGGACAGCAATGCGCGCTACTACGCGCTGCCGGTGCTGCTGGCCGGCATGGGCGTCTCGCTGTATCACAATGCCATGACTTACGGGTTCGTCGCGCCGGGCGCGTGCTCGGTCGGCGCGGTGAGCTGCACGACGCGCTGGATCAACTGGGGCGGCTTCATCACCATCCCGCTGCTGGCCTTCGTCGCCTTCACGGTAATCGCGGTCTGCCTGGTGCTGTATACGCCGAAGGCCGAGGCCGAATAA
- a CDS encoding c-type cytochrome → MTSDLRRMLRDRGTLVRRPRLSALLLLALVFLLAGCRLSFTELTQTAVAYNPPTPVGTPDPAFATERGQAVFNGVGMCSTCHFLDGVARATGPDFGGLIPQLEARMPAAEIPAFLRQSIVDVKADVLEGWRDDLMPANYTDILTPQQIDDVIAYMLTLE, encoded by the coding sequence ATGACCTCTGACCTCCGCCGCATGCTTCGCGATCGCGGGACGCTGGTTCGCCGTCCGCGTCTGAGCGCGCTGCTGCTGCTCGCGCTGGTATTTCTGCTGGCCGGCTGCCGGCTGTCGTTCACCGAACTGACCCAGACGGCGGTGGCGTATAACCCGCCGACGCCAGTCGGCACCCCTGACCCGGCCTTTGCGACCGAGCGCGGGCAGGCTGTCTTCAACGGCGTCGGCATGTGCTCGACCTGCCATTTTCTCGACGGGGTGGCCCGCGCCACCGGCCCGGATTTTGGCGGCTTGATCCCCCAGCTCGAAGCGCGGATGCCTGCGGCCGAAATCCCCGCCTTCCTGCGCCAGAGCATCGTCGATGTCAAGGCGGATGTGCTGGAGGGCTGGCGCGATGACCTGATGCCGGCCAATTACACCGACATCCTCACGCCGCAGCAGATCGACGACGTGATCGCCTATATGCTGACGCTGGAGTGA